Proteins encoded together in one Microbacterium sp. ABRD28 window:
- a CDS encoding ABC transporter permease, whose amino-acid sequence MSGLPPEGTNLGPGVDPGITRTAQGEPGVQTPVAEIPPPPRQNQIIREILRSNAVATVLAIVLAMLIGGVLVAFTNPEVQRTSGYFFARPQDTLVAVWDAVAGAYAALFRGAIWNYEAETFVRAIKPITDTLNFATPLIAAGLGVGLAFRVGLFNIGARGQMLIGVTTAAFVATGISAPLFIHLPLTIAAGIVGGMIWGGLVGLLKARTGANEVILTIMLNFVAFYFLSWLLNTPGLLQRPGGSQPISSPTPASAQFPSLFGAPLTVNWGFIVAIAATVFVWWLVERSSLGFRMRAVGENPFAARAAGINVERIIIYAMAFAGGLAGLAGVNQISGTITSGFGNGIDAGIGFDAITVALLGRSRAWGVFAAGILFGALKAGSFTMQVSEGIPVDIVVVVQALIVLFIAAPPLVRTIFFLPKDPGELSAGRRARRAAKAAAKNTSAPARKEEVSA is encoded by the coding sequence ATGAGCGGTCTTCCCCCCGAGGGCACGAACCTCGGTCCCGGCGTCGATCCCGGGATCACCCGCACGGCGCAGGGCGAACCGGGCGTGCAGACGCCGGTCGCCGAGATCCCGCCGCCCCCGCGGCAGAACCAGATCATCCGCGAGATCCTGCGCAGCAACGCCGTCGCGACGGTGCTGGCGATCGTGCTGGCGATGCTCATCGGCGGCGTGCTCGTGGCCTTCACCAACCCCGAGGTGCAGCGGACGTCGGGCTACTTCTTCGCTCGCCCCCAGGACACCCTCGTCGCCGTCTGGGATGCGGTCGCGGGCGCCTACGCCGCGCTGTTCCGGGGCGCGATCTGGAATTACGAGGCGGAGACGTTCGTCCGCGCGATCAAGCCGATCACCGACACCCTGAACTTCGCCACGCCGCTGATCGCCGCAGGCCTCGGCGTGGGACTGGCCTTCCGCGTCGGCCTGTTCAACATCGGCGCCCGTGGTCAGATGCTCATCGGCGTGACCACCGCCGCGTTCGTAGCCACTGGCATCAGCGCCCCGCTCTTCATCCACCTGCCGCTGACGATCGCGGCCGGCATCGTGGGCGGCATGATCTGGGGTGGCCTCGTGGGTCTCCTCAAAGCGCGCACCGGGGCGAACGAAGTGATCCTCACGATCATGTTGAACTTCGTGGCGTTCTACTTCCTCTCCTGGCTGCTGAACACCCCGGGTCTGCTGCAGCGTCCCGGCGGGTCGCAGCCGATCTCATCGCCCACCCCCGCCTCGGCGCAGTTCCCGAGCCTGTTCGGCGCGCCGCTGACGGTGAACTGGGGATTCATCGTAGCGATCGCCGCGACGGTCTTCGTCTGGTGGCTCGTCGAGCGGTCGAGCCTCGGCTTCCGCATGCGCGCGGTCGGAGAGAACCCGTTCGCTGCCCGCGCGGCCGGCATCAACGTCGAGCGCATCATCATCTATGCGATGGCCTTCGCCGGCGGACTGGCCGGACTCGCCGGGGTCAATCAGATCTCGGGGACGATCACCAGCGGCTTCGGCAACGGCATCGATGCGGGCATCGGCTTCGACGCGATCACCGTCGCCCTGCTCGGTCGCAGCAGGGCGTGGGGCGTCTTCGCCGCCGGCATCCTGTTCGGAGCCCTGAAGGCCGGCAGCTTCACGATGCAGGTCTCCGAGGGGATTCCCGTCGACATCGTCGTGGTCGTCCAGGCGCTCATCGTGCTCTTCATCGCCGCACCGCCCCTGGTGAGGACGATCTTCTTCCTCCCGAAGGACCCCGGTGAGCTCTCGGCCGGCCGGCGCGCGCGCCGAGCCGCGAAGGCCGCCGCGAAGAACACGTCCGCACCCGCACGCAAGGAGGAGGTGAGCGCATGA
- a CDS encoding ABC transporter permease has product MSTATVNPAPAEADEVITRQTVRQRRWKLAISLAVATVLIGIMAFAFPRDGVSTYRLGDRTSSVDLGDIGLPTFATVAVCVVLMVIMTAYAVWAAYTYRRPGLWLPIVFAFVAVFAFLTWSAADGLVPVTGLLFGAVSLSVPLVFGALGGVIGERAGVVNVAIEAQFLFAAFSSAIVASITGSFLLGLVAAMLAGALVASVLAAFSIKYLVDQVIVGVVLNVLITGLTSFLHGALLTPNSEALNSPPRFPRWAIPFLSDIPVIGPVVFNQTLIVYIMYIAVPLVAWGLYKTRWGLRLRAVGEHPQAADTVGIRVNPTRFWNVLLAGAVAGIGGAYFTLGSVGSFDKEMTGGLGFIALAAVIFGGWDPVKASLAALLFGFATNLRTLLTNLGSPIPSEFMAMLPYVVTVLAVVGFAGQVRGPAAAGKPYIKG; this is encoded by the coding sequence ATGAGCACCGCGACCGTGAACCCCGCCCCCGCCGAGGCCGACGAGGTCATCACCCGTCAGACCGTGCGCCAGCGGCGTTGGAAGCTCGCGATCTCGCTCGCCGTCGCCACCGTCCTCATCGGCATCATGGCCTTCGCGTTCCCGCGCGACGGGGTGAGCACGTATCGACTGGGCGACCGCACCTCGTCGGTCGACCTCGGGGACATCGGACTGCCGACGTTCGCCACCGTCGCCGTCTGCGTCGTCCTGATGGTCATCATGACCGCGTACGCGGTGTGGGCGGCCTACACCTACCGGCGCCCGGGGCTCTGGCTCCCGATCGTGTTCGCGTTCGTGGCCGTGTTCGCCTTCCTCACGTGGTCGGCCGCCGACGGACTGGTCCCGGTGACGGGTCTGCTCTTCGGGGCGGTCTCGCTGTCGGTGCCGCTGGTGTTCGGCGCGCTCGGCGGTGTCATCGGCGAGCGCGCGGGTGTGGTCAACGTCGCGATCGAGGCCCAGTTCCTCTTCGCGGCGTTCTCCTCGGCGATCGTCGCGTCGATCACCGGCTCGTTCCTCCTCGGGCTCGTCGCGGCGATGCTGGCCGGCGCGCTCGTGGCCTCGGTGCTCGCGGCGTTCTCGATCAAGTACCTCGTCGATCAGGTGATCGTCGGCGTGGTCCTCAACGTCCTCATCACGGGCCTCACAAGCTTCCTCCACGGGGCGCTGCTGACCCCCAACTCCGAGGCGCTGAACTCCCCGCCGCGCTTCCCGCGCTGGGCGATCCCGTTCCTCTCCGACATCCCCGTCATCGGACCGGTCGTGTTCAATCAGACGCTGATCGTCTACATCATGTACATCGCCGTCCCGCTCGTGGCGTGGGGCCTGTACAAGACCCGCTGGGGTCTGCGGCTTCGCGCGGTCGGCGAGCATCCGCAGGCCGCCGACACCGTCGGCATCCGGGTGAACCCGACCCGCTTCTGGAACGTCCTCCTCGCCGGCGCTGTGGCCGGCATCGGCGGCGCGTACTTCACGCTCGGCTCGGTGGGGTCCTTCGACAAGGAGATGACCGGAGGTCTCGGATTCATCGCGCTGGCCGCCGTCATCTTCGGCGGCTGGGATCCGGTGAAGGCCTCTCTGGCGGCGCTGCTGTTCGGGTTCGCCACGAACCTGCGGACGCTGCTGACCAACCTGGGATCGCCGATCCCGTCGGAATTCATGGCGATGCTGCCGTACGTCGTGACGGTCCTGGCGGTGGTCGGCTTCGCCGGCCAGGTGCGCGGACCTGCGGCGGCGGGCAAGCCGTACATCAAGGGGTGA
- a CDS encoding cytidine deaminase: protein MDWDHLRTVANEAASRAYAPYSRYRVGAAALVSDGRVVAGCNVENASYGVTLCAECGLVSELHMSGGGQLVAFLCVNGEGETIMPCGRCRQLLFEHAIPGMLLETVSGIRTIDEVLPDAFGPRDLEARPNRESESAR from the coding sequence ATCGACTGGGACCACCTGAGGACCGTCGCCAACGAGGCGGCATCGCGGGCTTACGCACCGTACTCGCGCTATCGCGTGGGCGCGGCGGCGCTCGTCTCCGACGGGCGCGTGGTGGCGGGGTGCAACGTCGAGAACGCCTCCTACGGCGTCACCCTCTGCGCGGAATGCGGGCTGGTGTCGGAGCTGCACATGTCCGGCGGCGGTCAGCTCGTCGCCTTCCTGTGCGTCAACGGCGAGGGCGAGACGATCATGCCGTGCGGTCGCTGCCGGCAGCTGCTGTTCGAGCACGCGATCCCCGGGATGCTGCTGGAGACCGTCTCGGGCATCCGTACCATCGACGAGGTGCTGCCCGATGCCTTCGGTCCGCGCGATCTCGAGGCGCGGCCGAACCGCGAGTCGGAGTCGGCGCGATGA
- a CDS encoding thymidine phosphorylase — protein MSGAAAPEPFDAVDVIRAKRDGKPVSEDALRWMIDAYTRGYVMDAQMSAFTMAVLLNGMSRDEIRVMTDAMIASGERMSFEGLGKTTVDKHSTGGVGDKITLPLAPLVAAFGVAVPQLSGRGLGHTGGTLDKLESIPGWRAALSNDELHAQLRDVGAVICAAGSGLAPADKRLYALRDVTGTVEAIPLIASSIMSKKIAEGTAALVLDVKFGSGAFMQDIDRARELASTMVGLGTDSGVATTALLTDMNTPLGLAIGNANEVRESVEVLAGGGPADVVELTVALAREMLALAGQPDADVAAALQDGRAMDVWRAMIRAQDGDPDAALPTARETHTVTAPRGGIVTRMEALPFGIAAWRLGAGRARAEDAVIHAAGIDLHVKPGDEVAEGAPVFTLSADDPARFARALDAVEGAWDIGEDAPAASSLVRERITADSI, from the coding sequence ATGAGCGGTGCTGCCGCACCCGAGCCCTTCGACGCCGTCGATGTCATCCGCGCCAAGCGCGACGGCAAGCCGGTCTCCGAGGACGCGCTGCGATGGATGATCGATGCGTACACCCGCGGCTACGTCATGGACGCGCAGATGTCGGCGTTCACGATGGCGGTGCTGCTCAACGGCATGTCGCGGGACGAGATCCGCGTGATGACCGACGCGATGATCGCCTCCGGCGAGCGGATGAGCTTCGAGGGTCTCGGCAAGACCACCGTCGACAAGCACTCCACCGGCGGCGTCGGTGACAAGATCACCCTCCCCCTCGCGCCGCTCGTCGCGGCCTTCGGCGTGGCTGTTCCGCAGCTCTCGGGCCGCGGGCTCGGGCACACCGGTGGCACGCTCGACAAGCTGGAGTCGATCCCCGGTTGGCGCGCCGCGCTGTCGAACGACGAACTCCACGCGCAGCTGCGCGACGTCGGAGCGGTCATCTGCGCCGCGGGCTCGGGCCTGGCGCCGGCGGACAAGCGCCTCTACGCACTGCGTGATGTCACCGGGACCGTCGAGGCCATCCCGCTCATCGCATCGAGCATCATGTCCAAGAAGATCGCGGAGGGGACGGCCGCGCTGGTGCTGGACGTGAAGTTCGGCTCGGGCGCGTTCATGCAGGACATCGACCGAGCCCGCGAGCTCGCGAGCACGATGGTCGGACTCGGCACCGATTCGGGCGTGGCGACCACGGCACTCCTCACCGACATGAACACGCCGCTGGGTCTTGCGATCGGCAACGCCAACGAGGTGCGCGAGTCTGTCGAGGTGCTCGCCGGTGGGGGCCCTGCCGACGTCGTCGAACTGACCGTCGCGCTGGCGCGCGAGATGCTCGCCCTCGCCGGTCAGCCGGATGCCGACGTGGCGGCCGCCCTGCAGGACGGTCGGGCGATGGACGTCTGGAGGGCGATGATCCGCGCCCAGGACGGCGACCCCGACGCCGCACTCCCCACGGCACGCGAGACGCACACCGTCACCGCGCCGCGCGGGGGCATCGTCACCCGCATGGAGGCGCTGCCCTTCGGCATCGCCGCCTGGCGCCTGGGAGCGGGCCGCGCCCGGGCCGAGGACGCCGTCATCCACGCGGCCGGTATCGACCTGCACGTCAAGCCCGGCGACGAGGTCGCCGAAGGCGCACCCGTCTTCACCCTCTCGGCCGATGATCCGGCCCGTTTCGCCCGGGCACTGGACGCCGTCGAGGGGGCGTGGGACATTGGCGAAGACGCGCCCGCCGCGTCATCCCTCGTTCGCGAACGCATCACCGCCGACTCGATCTGA
- a CDS encoding adenosine deaminase has product MAIDQHGDAQLEGVSLRSLPKISLHDHLDGGLRPATIVELADDADVDLPEDDAEALGEWFAEKSDSGSLVEYLKTFDVTLSVLQTREGLTRVAREFVEDLAADGVIYGEVRWAPEQHLGGGLTLDEVVEAVQDGIEEGEDLAADAGRDIRVGQLITAMRHTDRSHEIARLAVEWRGRGAVGFDIAGPEDGFLPSRHRKAFDYLAGQFFPVTVHAGEAAGLESIRSALIDGRALRLGHGVRIAEDLDIVQRSGEEVLVEFGDLARWVRDREIPLELSPSSNLQTGAIQRWGTDLEDHPFDLLYQLGFAVTVNVDNRLMSRTSLTRELALLAEAFDYGLDDLEAFQMNAAAGAFLPVEQREELIDLISDGFDR; this is encoded by the coding sequence ATGGCCATCGATCAGCACGGTGACGCCCAGCTGGAGGGTGTGTCTCTGCGGAGCCTGCCCAAGATCTCCCTGCACGACCACCTCGACGGCGGTCTGCGCCCCGCCACGATCGTGGAGCTCGCCGACGACGCCGACGTCGACCTGCCCGAGGACGACGCCGAGGCGCTCGGGGAGTGGTTCGCCGAGAAGAGCGACTCGGGGTCGCTCGTGGAGTACCTCAAGACCTTCGACGTCACCCTGTCGGTGCTGCAGACCCGCGAGGGCCTCACGCGCGTCGCCCGTGAGTTCGTCGAGGACCTCGCCGCCGACGGCGTGATCTACGGCGAGGTGCGGTGGGCGCCCGAGCAGCACCTCGGCGGCGGCCTCACCCTCGACGAGGTCGTGGAGGCGGTGCAGGACGGCATCGAAGAGGGCGAAGATCTCGCCGCCGACGCCGGGCGCGACATCCGTGTCGGGCAGCTCATCACCGCCATGCGCCACACCGACCGCTCGCACGAGATCGCGCGGCTCGCGGTGGAGTGGCGCGGGCGCGGCGCCGTCGGGTTCGACATCGCCGGCCCCGAGGACGGCTTCCTCCCGTCGCGGCACCGCAAGGCGTTCGACTACCTCGCCGGCCAGTTCTTCCCCGTCACCGTCCACGCCGGCGAGGCGGCGGGGCTCGAGTCCATCCGGTCGGCGCTCATCGACGGCCGCGCCCTGCGTCTCGGGCACGGCGTGCGCATCGCCGAAGACCTCGACATCGTGCAGCGGTCGGGCGAAGAAGTGCTCGTGGAGTTCGGCGACCTCGCCCGGTGGGTGCGCGACCGCGAGATCCCGCTGGAGCTGTCGCCGTCGTCGAACCTGCAGACCGGTGCGATCCAGCGGTGGGGCACCGACCTCGAAGACCACCCGTTCGACCTGCTCTACCAGCTGGGTTTCGCGGTGACGGTCAACGTCGACAACCGGCTCATGAGCCGCACCTCGCTCACCCGCGAGCTCGCGCTCCTTGCCGAGGCCTTCGACTACGGACTCGACGACCTCGAGGCGTTCCAGATGAACGCCGCCGCGGGCGCGTTCCTCCCTGTGGAGCAGCGCGAGGAGCTGATCGACCTCATCTCCGACGGCTTCGACCGCTAG
- a CDS encoding type IV toxin-antitoxin system AbiEi family antitoxin domain-containing protein produces the protein MVDSHLASSQVLSATFLSTQGLAQRGLDKRMIRRLVTEGRLIRLRRGRYADPRCHPHVLDAGRAGGRLDCVSLLATLGVFVRERPELHIQFDRAASRIPPRRHDVTAHWRNGGKPSDDLCADLIGALAQAVKCQSPRDAIATLDSAWHLGVVDEAGIAEVFRRLPRRYQALRRLLDRRMESGPETLVRLILRGLGCKVDVQVQIPGVGRVDFVVDGWLIIECDSKAHHDGWDAQRRDRRRDIAAAALGYTTIRPMAEDLLYAYDATATALRAVVLTRRTR, from the coding sequence GTGGTCGACTCCCACCTCGCCTCGTCGCAGGTTCTTTCCGCGACCTTCCTCAGTACGCAGGGACTCGCCCAGCGCGGGCTCGACAAGCGGATGATCCGGCGGTTGGTGACAGAGGGACGGCTCATCCGGCTGCGCAGGGGCCGGTACGCCGATCCGCGCTGCCACCCGCACGTCCTCGACGCCGGACGCGCCGGAGGCCGCCTCGATTGCGTCTCGCTTCTCGCCACCCTCGGCGTCTTCGTACGGGAGCGCCCAGAGTTGCACATCCAGTTCGACCGCGCAGCCAGCCGCATCCCTCCGCGCCGACACGACGTCACCGCTCACTGGCGAAACGGCGGAAAGCCCTCCGACGACCTCTGCGCCGACCTGATCGGGGCGCTGGCCCAAGCGGTGAAGTGCCAGTCTCCGCGGGACGCGATCGCCACCCTCGACAGCGCGTGGCACCTCGGCGTGGTGGATGAAGCGGGGATAGCCGAGGTGTTCCGACGGCTCCCCCGTCGCTACCAGGCGCTCCGACGACTCCTCGATCGTCGTATGGAGTCGGGGCCCGAGACGCTGGTCCGCCTGATTCTGCGAGGGCTCGGGTGCAAGGTCGACGTCCAGGTGCAGATCCCCGGCGTGGGCCGGGTCGACTTCGTCGTCGACGGATGGCTCATCATCGAGTGCGACAGCAAGGCTCACCACGACGGGTGGGATGCTCAGCGGCGAGACCGGCGCCGCGATATCGCTGCTGCCGCACTCGGTTACACGACCATTCGCCCCATGGCCGAAGACCTTCTCTACGCCTACGACGCCACGGCGACCGCCCTCCGAGCCGTCGTTCTCACGCGCCGGACGCGGTGA
- a CDS encoding alpha/beta hydrolase, which yields MSSGSSDRAADESSESSDAAPRPRRRWRRVLAWALGSIGVLLLLAVGGLVVWSQVGVMQAEAGPLAEVQSDPGIRFTDTSTAVILEPSDGPGEVGLVYIPGAKVEAAAYAATMADVVAEDGVTVVITKPWLNLAFFDLRPLSSFTDLVPGIDEWIVGGHSLGGVRACQLAGDADALALFASYCAGDVSDSDLPVISIAGSEDGLSTPEKIAEARPLLPEDALMTEIEGANHAAFGAYGPQAGDNEASITLPEMRSELAGLLAPFVDALPR from the coding sequence GTGTCATCCGGATCTTCCGACAGGGCTGCAGACGAGTCGTCCGAATCGTCTGACGCGGCGCCCCGCCCGCGGCGCCGGTGGCGGCGCGTGCTGGCGTGGGCGCTCGGCTCGATCGGCGTGCTGCTCCTCCTCGCCGTCGGCGGCCTCGTCGTCTGGAGCCAGGTCGGGGTGATGCAGGCCGAGGCCGGTCCGCTCGCCGAGGTGCAGAGCGATCCCGGCATCCGGTTCACCGACACCTCGACGGCCGTCATCCTCGAGCCGTCCGACGGGCCGGGAGAGGTCGGCCTCGTCTACATCCCCGGGGCGAAGGTCGAGGCTGCGGCGTATGCGGCGACGATGGCGGACGTCGTGGCCGAAGACGGAGTGACGGTCGTCATCACCAAGCCCTGGCTGAACCTGGCGTTCTTCGATCTGCGGCCGCTGTCGAGCTTCACCGACCTGGTGCCCGGTATCGACGAGTGGATCGTCGGCGGGCACTCGCTCGGCGGCGTGCGAGCGTGCCAGCTCGCCGGCGACGCCGACGCGCTCGCACTGTTCGCGTCCTACTGCGCGGGCGACGTCTCTGACTCGGATCTGCCCGTCATCAGCATCGCGGGGAGCGAGGACGGGCTCTCCACCCCCGAGAAGATCGCCGAGGCGCGGCCGCTGCTGCCCGAGGACGCGCTGATGACCGAGATCGAGGGTGCCAACCACGCCGCCTTCGGCGCCTACGGCCCGCAGGCGGGCGACAACGAGGCGTCGATCACGCTGCCGGAGATGCGGTCCGAGCTCGCGGGCCTGCTGGCCCCCTTCGTCGACGCCCTCCCCCGCTGA
- a CDS encoding mannitol-1-phosphate 5-dehydrogenase, with translation MKAVHFGAGNIGRGFVGLLLHEGGYEVVFSDVAGPLVDAINAVSEYTVHEVGEGGRDHVVTGFRAINSAEHPDQVIEEVAGANVVTTAVGPTILRFVAPHLVAGLALRDPSSPPLQIMACENAINATDLLRDEMVEAAGEAWAALEQRAVFANTAVDRIVPEQPAGAGVDVTVEPFFEWAIERHPFGDDPPAIPGAHFVDDLTPYIERKLFTVNTGHAATAYFGAQAGVERIADALADPAIAARVAAALEETSAVLIAKHEFAPEELAEYRATILARFANPALPDHVRRVARQPLRKLSRNERFVGPAAEAAERGLSVEALVAAMGAALAFDDPDDPQAVELQAMLREQDADAVTAAVTGLERSHPLYARVRDAVAARQAALAG, from the coding sequence ATGAAGGCGGTCCACTTCGGCGCCGGGAACATCGGGCGGGGCTTCGTCGGACTGCTGCTGCACGAGGGCGGCTACGAGGTGGTCTTCTCGGATGTCGCGGGGCCGCTCGTCGACGCCATCAACGCCGTGTCGGAGTACACCGTGCACGAGGTCGGTGAGGGCGGGCGCGACCACGTCGTCACGGGGTTCCGGGCGATCAACAGCGCCGAGCATCCCGACCAGGTGATCGAGGAGGTCGCGGGCGCGAACGTCGTGACGACAGCCGTGGGTCCGACCATCCTGCGCTTCGTCGCGCCGCACCTCGTGGCGGGTCTCGCGCTGCGCGACCCGTCGTCCCCGCCGCTGCAGATCATGGCCTGCGAGAACGCGATCAACGCCACCGACCTGCTCCGCGACGAGATGGTCGAAGCGGCGGGTGAGGCCTGGGCGGCACTGGAGCAGCGCGCGGTGTTCGCCAATACCGCCGTCGACAGGATCGTGCCCGAGCAGCCCGCGGGCGCGGGGGTGGATGTCACGGTCGAGCCGTTCTTCGAATGGGCGATCGAGCGGCATCCCTTCGGTGACGACCCGCCCGCTATCCCCGGTGCGCACTTCGTCGACGACCTCACCCCGTACATCGAGCGGAAGCTGTTCACCGTGAACACCGGGCATGCCGCGACGGCGTACTTCGGCGCGCAGGCGGGTGTCGAGCGGATCGCCGACGCCCTCGCCGACCCGGCGATCGCCGCGCGGGTGGCGGCAGCGCTGGAGGAGACCTCGGCGGTGCTGATCGCCAAGCACGAGTTCGCCCCCGAGGAGCTGGCGGAGTACCGCGCGACGATCCTCGCGCGCTTCGCCAACCCCGCGCTGCCCGATCACGTGCGCCGGGTCGCGCGGCAGCCGCTGCGGAAGCTCTCGCGCAACGAGCGGTTCGTCGGGCCGGCGGCCGAAGCGGCCGAGCGGGGGCTCTCAGTGGAGGCGCTCGTCGCGGCCATGGGCGCGGCGCTCGCGTTCGACGACCCCGACGACCCCCAGGCGGTGGAACTGCAGGCGATGCTGCGGGAGCAGGACGCCGACGCGGTGACGGCTGCGGTGACCGGGCTCGAGCGGAGTCATCCTCTGTACGCGCGCGTGCGCGACGCGGTCGCCGCGCGGCAAGCGGCGCTCGCGGGCTGA
- a CDS encoding PTS sugar transporter subunit IIA produces the protein MAREVLTPGQVRIHSGSATREEAMREAAEILESVGAVTGAYFDAMQQREQTVSTYMGNELAIPHGTNETKDTILESGLSVVRYDGGVDWGGEQVTFVIGIAGKGDEHLEILSRIALLFSEEDDVARLKATSTAQELYDAVAAGVE, from the coding sequence ATGGCACGTGAGGTCCTCACCCCCGGGCAGGTCCGCATCCACTCCGGCAGCGCGACCCGCGAGGAGGCGATGCGCGAGGCCGCCGAGATCCTCGAGTCGGTCGGCGCCGTCACCGGCGCCTACTTCGATGCGATGCAGCAGCGCGAGCAGACGGTCTCGACCTACATGGGCAACGAGCTGGCGATCCCGCACGGCACCAACGAGACGAAGGACACCATCCTCGAGTCGGGCCTCTCGGTCGTGCGCTACGACGGCGGCGTCGACTGGGGCGGCGAGCAGGTGACCTTCGTCATCGGCATCGCCGGCAAGGGCGACGAGCACCTCGAGATCCTCTCGCGGATCGCGCTGCTGTTCTCCGAGGAGGACGACGTGGCGCGGCTGAAGGCGACCTCGACGGCTCAGGAGCTGTACGACGCCGTCGCGGCGGGCGTGGAATGA
- a CDS encoding PTS mannitol transporter subunit IICB, with product MTTTSAPARKSGGVRVGVQRFGTFLSGMIMPNIPALIAWGIFTAFFIEVGWTPNADLATIVGPFIHYLLPIIIAYTGGTIVYGVRGGVVASIAVMGAIAGSDKLIADINATLPADNQLGQVHMFIGAMIMAPLAAYTMKWLDSLWDGKIRAGFEMLVNMFSAGIWGFVMAVVGFYPIAWLVNGLMTTLSNAVDFLVEANLLPLTSIIIEPAKVLFLNNAINHGVLTPLGIQQADEQGSSILFLLEANPGPGLGLLLAFAIFGLGAARASAPGAAIIQFFGGIHEVYFPYALMKPAVILALIAGGMTGVTTNMLLGGALRAPAAPGSIIAVMLQTANGAYFAVILSVILSAGVTFLIAAVILRASRKRDLEALAATDDAFGAAITQTEAAKGKSSDALSNLRGGAATQAGGGVEPAVMTEREVKSIVFACDAGMGSSAMGASVLRNKIKKAGIEDVTVVNKAIAALDDSADLVITQNQLTDRARRQTPGAIHVSVDNFMNSPRYDEVVELVRDQHKDGA from the coding sequence ATGACAACGACGTCTGCACCGGCGCGAAAGTCCGGAGGGGTGCGGGTCGGCGTTCAGCGTTTCGGAACGTTCCTGTCCGGCATGATCATGCCGAACATTCCGGCGCTGATCGCCTGGGGCATCTTCACGGCGTTCTTCATCGAGGTGGGCTGGACGCCCAACGCCGACCTCGCGACGATCGTCGGACCCTTCATCCACTACCTGCTGCCGATCATCATCGCCTACACCGGCGGCACCATCGTCTACGGCGTGCGCGGCGGCGTGGTCGCCTCGATCGCCGTGATGGGCGCCATCGCCGGGTCGGACAAGCTGATCGCCGACATCAACGCGACCCTCCCCGCCGACAACCAGCTCGGCCAGGTGCACATGTTCATCGGCGCGATGATCATGGCGCCGCTGGCGGCCTACACCATGAAGTGGCTCGACAGCCTGTGGGACGGAAAGATCCGCGCCGGCTTCGAGATGCTCGTGAACATGTTCTCGGCCGGCATCTGGGGCTTCGTCATGGCCGTCGTCGGGTTCTACCCCATCGCGTGGCTGGTCAACGGCCTCATGACCACGCTCAGCAACGCCGTGGACTTCCTCGTCGAAGCGAACCTCCTGCCACTGACGAGCATCATCATCGAGCCGGCGAAGGTGCTCTTCCTCAACAACGCCATCAACCACGGCGTGCTGACACCGCTCGGCATCCAGCAGGCCGACGAGCAGGGCTCGTCGATCCTGTTCCTCCTCGAAGCCAACCCCGGCCCGGGCCTTGGCCTCCTGCTGGCGTTCGCGATCTTCGGACTCGGCGCCGCCCGCGCGTCGGCCCCGGGCGCCGCGATCATCCAGTTCTTCGGCGGCATCCACGAGGTCTACTTCCCCTACGCGCTGATGAAGCCGGCCGTCATCCTGGCCCTCATCGCGGGGGGTATGACCGGTGTCACCACCAACATGCTCCTCGGTGGGGCGCTTCGGGCGCCGGCTGCGCCCGGAAGCATCATCGCGGTGATGCTGCAGACCGCGAACGGCGCCTACTTCGCGGTCATCCTCTCGGTCATCCTCTCGGCGGGAGTGACATTCCTCATCGCCGCCGTCATCCTCCGAGCTTCCCGCAAGCGCGACCTCGAGGCCCTCGCGGCGACCGACGACGCCTTCGGCGCGGCGATCACCCAGACCGAGGCGGCCAAGGGCAAGTCCTCCGACGCGCTGTCCAACCTGCGCGGCGGGGCGGCCACCCAGGCCGGCGGCGGCGTGGAGCCGGCGGTCATGACCGAGCGCGAAGTGAAGAGCATCGTGTTCGCCTGCGACGCCGGCATGGGCTCCTCGGCCATGGGCGCCAGCGTCCTGCGCAACAAGATCAAGAAGGCCGGTATCGAAGACGTGACCGTGGTCAACAAGGCCATCGCCGCGCTCGACGATTCGGCCGACCTCGTGATCACGCAGAACCAGCTCACCGACCGCGCGCGGCGCCAGACACCGGGCGCGATCCACGTGTCGGTGGACAACTTCATGAACTCGCCGCGGTACGACGAGGTCGTGGAACTCGTGCGCGATCAGCACAAGGATGGTGCGTGA